In Trichlorobacter lovleyi, the DNA window CCTTCAGGCTGCGCTCGGTCAGGCTGCCCGACGCCACGGCGTCAATTCTGCAGGCTGCCAGTTGCTCATTCTCGATCCAGCAGCCATTGCCGCCGGCATCGGTCAGCTTCAGCTGCTGGGGCAGGCTGATCCGCAGGTCGATCTCTTTTGCCGCCTTGGAGCCCACGTTAAGCAGGGTTACCTTGTAGCTGGCAGCCTCTCCTGCTACAAAGGCTGTCTGCTGCAGGCGGGATACGGCACGCAAGAGCGGCGCTGCAGCGGTGATGGTCAGCTCTTTTGATCTGCTGATGTCGTTGAATTTGGTTGAGGTGGCCTTGGCCGTGGCGGTAATCCGTGAACCATCCACACGGTCGCTGGGCATCTTGAAGGCGATCAGCAACTCGGCCCGCTGACGTGGCTGCAGGGTAATCTTCTGGACCGGCTGGGTGCGGTCAGCGGCCTGGGTGATCATCCCCTCCACGCCGGAGGGCAGCAGGGCCTCAAGCGAGAACTCCTCGGCATCCTTGCCGTGATTGATCAGCTGGAATGCCACCAGCGCAGCGCTGCCAACCTCCTGCACCGGTGCAGCCGGGGATTCAAGCTCAAACTTGACAGCCTCCCGGGCCGCCTTGAGGGCAGCCAGACGTTCACGCTCTTTACGGTCAGCCTCTGCCTTTTCCCGTGCAATCCGCTCCCGCTCAGCCCGCTCCTGTGCCAGGCGTGCCTGTTCAGCCTTCAGGGCTGCGGCACGCTCCAGGGCCAGTTGCTCGTTACGGACCTTCTGGGCTGCAGCCCGCAGCTGCTTGTTGGGGGGCAGTTTTTCACCGGCCTGGCGGCGCTTGGACAGCGCGGAAAGATCTGCCTCAATTGAGTCAGCCAGCGGTCCGCTGCCAAATTCCTTGTTGAACTTGAGGAGCGTCTGGGCCGCGCTGTCGTTGTCGCCGGAGCGATACTGCGCACGGGCCAGCATCAGCAGCGAGACATCCCGTAGGGGGGAGTCGGGGAACAGCTGATCCATCTGATGCAGCTTGTCAATGCTGTGAAGGTAATCCTTGCCCTGGAAGGCGGTGAACGCCTCCATGAAGAGCGACGAATCATCGATCTCGGCCTTGAGCGGTGCCGGCGC includes these proteins:
- the bamD gene encoding outer membrane protein assembly factor BamD is translated as MRYSFSHCQPLRFLVCLFLLFCLLAPAPLKAEIDDSSLFMEAFTAFQGKDYLHSIDKLHQMDQLFPDSPLRDVSLLMLARAQYRSGDNDSAAQTLLKFNKEFGSGPLADSIEADLSALSKRRQAGEKLPPNKQLRAAAQKVRNEQLALERAAALKAEQARLAQERAERERIAREKAEADRKERERLAALKAAREAVKFELESPAAPVQEVGSAALVAFQLINHGKDAEEFSLEALLPSGVEGMITQAADRTQPVQKITLQPRQRAELLIAFKMPSDRVDGSRITATAKATSTKFNDISRSKELTITAAAPLLRAVSRLQQTAFVAGEAASYKVTLLNVGSKAAKEIDLRISLPQQLKLTDAGGNGCWIENEQLAACRIDAVASGSLTERSLKVMVRADAAGKTAKGAVEVLQTALQVKESFPGAAFTVKAKQP